Part of the Tepidibacillus fermentans genome, ATGGGTTAACTTGGACTTTTCATCTCAGACAAGGAGTTAAATTTCATGATGGTACTGATTTTAATGCCGATGCCGTAGTTTTTAACTTCAATCGCTGGATGGATAAAAAGAACCCTTATCATAAAGGAGATTTTCCTTACTACGGCTATATGTTTGGTGGATATAAAGGAGACAAAGGTCATGTCATTAAAAATGTAGTTGCGAAGGACCCATATACAGTTGAAATCCAATTGAACGTACCTCAAGGCCCATTTTTGAATAACCTTGCCATGCCTGCTTTTGCCATTGCTTCTCCAGAAGCAATTAAAAAGTATGGAGAAAAATTTGGCGAAAATCCTGTGGGTACAGGACCTTTTGTTTTTAAACAATGGATTCGCAATGACAAAATTATCTTAGATAAAAATCCAAACTATTGGTTAAAAGGGTATCCATTACTTAGTCAATTAATCTTTAAATCGATTCCTGATAACCAAGCGCGATTCACTGCTTTACAAAGTGGTGACATCGATATGATGGATGGAGTAAATCCTGATGATGTAACCTTAGCAAAGAAAAATCCTGCTTTACAAGTTTGGTTACGGCCTAGTATGAACGTGGGTTATCTTGCATTTAATACACAAAAGCCGCCATTTAATAATGTAAAAGTTCGTCAAGCGCTGAATATGGCTGTAAATAAACAAGCTTTAATTGATGCTTTTTATAATGGTTTAGCTGAACCTGCAAAAAATCCAATACCTCCATCATTATGGGGATATAATGATGCGATTCAAGACTATTCATACAATATAGAAGAAGCAAAAAAATTACTAACTGAAGCCGGTTATCCAAACGGATTTACCACAGATTTATGGTATATGCCGGTTCCACGTCCATATATTCCCCAAGGTAAGAAAATTGCGGAGGCTATACAAACCGAATTCGAGAAAATTGGAGTGAAAAC contains:
- a CDS encoding ABC transporter substrate-binding protein is translated as MKKGLSLFLAILFLLSIALTGCGGSKETATSNGDQGKSNTNVQSTLVFGRGGDSVSLDPANVTDGESLNVTQNIFDTLVAYKEGNTEIEPALAEKWETSADGLTWTFHLRQGVKFHDGTDFNADAVVFNFNRWMDKKNPYHKGDFPYYGYMFGGYKGDKGHVIKNVVAKDPYTVEIQLNVPQGPFLNNLAMPAFAIASPEAIKKYGEKFGENPVGTGPFVFKQWIRNDKIILDKNPNYWLKGYPLLSQLIFKSIPDNQARFTALQSGDIDMMDGVNPDDVTLAKKNPALQVWLRPSMNVGYLAFNTQKPPFNNVKVRQALNMAVNKQALIDAFYNGLAEPAKNPIPPSLWGYNDAIQDYSYNIEEAKKLLTEAGYPNGFTTDLWYMPVPRPYIPQGKKIAEAIQTEFEKIGVKTNLVTEEWATYLDKTGKGEHTMALFGWTGDNGDPDNFLYVLLDKDNAKAPDAGNISFYKNDKLHEILIKAQRSSDQNERTELYKQAQEIIHNDAPWIPLVHSTPPLVGKKNIVGFNPHPTGTDKFTKVHFE